A stretch of DNA from Bacillus sp. FJAT-45350:
AGTGATTGACTCATTTCTATACAAATAGTGTTCAATAAAGGTCACCACTTTTACGAACAACAAAAACAAAATTAAATCGTTTTGGACACGATTGAAACCATAATGGCTATGGAGGTCCAACATATGACTATATATCACTTTATTGGAATTAAGGGGTCTGGAATGAGTGCCTTAGCGCAAATCCTACATGACATGAATCTTTCCGTTCAAGGATCGGATGTGGATAAAACTTTCTTTACACAGAAACCACTTGAAAATAAGGGAATTCCTATTCTACCGTTTAACAAAAAGAACATAGAACAAGGACAGACGATTATTTCTTCTCCAGCTTATACTGAAGAGCATGAGGAAGTGCAGCGTGCACGAGAATTAAATATTGATGTTCATTTATATCCAAAATTTCTAGGTGAATTTATTCAAAAATTCACAAGTATTGCAGTTACTGGTTCTCACGGTAAGACATCAACTACAGGGCTCTTATCCCATGTTCTTGGTGGTGCTTATCCAACATCGTATTTAATTGGAGATGGAACAGGTAAAGGGGAAGAGGATAGTAAATACTTTGTATTTGAAGCATGTGAATATAGACGCCACTTCTTAAATTATAAGCCTGACTACTGTATCATGACAAATATTGATTATGACCATCCTGATTATTTTAAGGATGTTACTGATGTATTCTCTGCTTTTCAAGAAATGGCAATGCAAGTAAACAAAGCGATCGTTGCTTGTGGTGATGATGAGCAATTACAAGGCATACATGCGAATGTACCTGTTGTCTTTTACGGTTTAGGTGAGGATAATGACTTCCAGGGAAGGAATGTCCAAGTAACTAAAGAAGGTACAACATTCGATGCCTTTGTTCGAAATAATTTTTATGGTACGTTCACAATACCAGGCTATGGAGACCATAACGTACTTAATGCATTGGCGGTCATTGCCCTATGTGAATACGAAAATGTATCTGTTGAGGTAATTCAAGAGCAATTAAAGACGTTTCAAGGGGTAAAACGACGCTTTAGTGAGAAGGTTGTAGGGACACAAGTTTTAGTTGATGATTATGCACATCATCCAACTGAAATTAAAGCAACTATCCAAGGAACAAAGCAAAAGTATCCTGATAAAGAGGTCATTGCAATATTCCAGCCACATACATTTACGCGTACGAAAACGTTCTTAAATGAATTTGCTGAAAGTCTAAAGCCTGCCGATAAGGTATATTTATGTGATATTTTTGGTTCAGCTAGAGAAGACGAAGGAAACTTAACTATTGAAGATCTACAGAAACTGATTCCTAATGCAGACCTAATTAAAGAACGTGATGTAACGTTATTACAAAAACATGAAAATAGCGTATTGCTTTTTATGGGAGCAGGAGATATTCAAAAATTCCAAAAGGCGTACGAAGATACGTTAGATTAGGAAAAAAGGAGTTGCGTTGGCAACTCCTTTTTGATTACTTTGTGTACTATAAAGTACTTCAATGTGTAAAAGTGAAAGAATATTCAAAGAAGAACAATGGATTCGTACACTACTCGTACAGAGACAAGAAAACCATCTGGTGCTGAACTTTAAAAACATGTAGCGACTGCGCGCATTGCTTTCAACAAAATGCGCTTTGCGGTTTTGTTATTTAAGGTTTTCTGGATTTAAGCATTCTAGCTCTGGAATCACAAATCTTCCGTCTTTACGGATAAGGACATCATCAAAGTAAATTTCCCCACCACCGTATTCAGGACGTTGGATCATCACGATGTCCCAATGGATTGAAGACTTGTTTCCGTTTGATGCTTCGTCATAACATTGACCCGGAGTAAAGTGGAAGCTCCCATCAATTTTCTCATCAAATAAAATGTCTTGCATTGGGTTTTGAATATATGGGTTAACCCCGATAGCAAACTCACCAATGAATCTTGCTCCTTCATCAGTATCAAGAATTTTATTAATTCGTTCTGTATCATTTGCTGTGGCTTCTACAATTTTTCCATCCTTAAATGTGAATGAAATCTTTTCAAACGTAAAGCTTTGATAAGGGGATGGAGTGTTGTATGTAATTGTCCCGTTTACAGAATTTTTAACTGGCGCAGTAAATACTTCTCCATCAGGTATATTAAATTGCCCTGCACATTTAATAGCTGGAATATCCTTAATTGAGAAAGTTAAGTCAGTATCTACACCTTTAATTTGAACTTTATCTGTTTTGTTCATAAGGTTCATTAGGGAATTCATTGCTTTGTCCATTTTCCCGTAATCAAGGTTACATACATCAAAATAGAAATCTTCAAATGCTTCTGTGCTCATGCTAGCTAATTGAGCCATAGATGATGATGGATATCTTAGAACACACCATTTTGTATGAGGTACTCTTATTTCACGGTGGACTTTCGTACCTACTGTTTTACCATGTAAAGCCATCTTATCACTTGGTACATCAGATAATTCAGCAATATTATCCCCTGCACGTAGACCGATATAGGCATCCATCTCTTTCATGACATTGGCTTCAAAGGTAGCTGTCATAGTTAGCTGTTCCTCTGATGCCCCCATTAATAATTCACGGTCAATCTGGTGTTCTTTTAAAGATACGAAAGGATAGCCACCTGCTTCGTATGCTTCTTTAACAAGTGCTTTTACAAGTTCCTTTTGTAAGCCAAAGTTCTCAATAAGGACCTTTTCTCCTTTTTGAAGCTTGACTGAGTAGTTTATTAAGTTTTTCGCCAATGTTGAAATACGTGGATCTCTCATAGATGAAACCTCCTAGCATAGATTCACCATTATTCTATACGAAAACAAGAAAATATAACAGTAAAGCGTAATTTTTGGAAGGATTTAGACTTTCCGTGTAGAATTAGTAATTAACAATCTCCTGTTTAAAAGCACATGAAGAAGGGAAACAAGACAAATATAAGGGAGGTGTGTTTTAATATGGAAATTATATACATAAGTGTCGCTGTAATTGCTATTGCATTCGCTGTACTTGTTGGCTATTTAATTAAAACATTGAAAGCGGCAACTCGTACTCTAGATAATGTTGCGAATACAATGAATGGTATAGAGAAACAATTACAGGGTGTAACAAGTGAAACAGAACAACTTCTACATAAATCTAATCTCCTAGCAGAAGATATCCAAGCTAAATCGGAATCATTGAATACTATATTTTCTTCTGTCAAGGAATTAGGGGACTCTGTTCAAACAGTGAATAAGTCTTTACGTAATGTATCTGAATCTGTTTCTCAGCAAACTGAAAAAAATTCTGATAACATCGCTCAAGCAGTTCAATGGGGAAATGTTGCCATTGATTTGTATAGTAAATGGAAACACAAGAAAAACAAACATAAAGAAGTAGAGGTAGTAGTTAATCAAACTAAGGAGGAGATTTAAATGAGTGATATGAACACGAAAGACTTTTTAATCGGATCTTTAATTGGGGGAATTGTAGGGGCATCTGCAGCATTACTAATGGCTCCTAAGTCTGGAAAAGAACTACGTCACGACTTAAATGAACAAGCACAAATGGCAAAAGATAAAACATCTGAATTTACAAACAATGCGTATAATAAAGGGAATGAATTAGCAACTGTTGCTAAAGATAAATCCTCACATTGGGTAAAGATTGTGTCTGATCAGTCTTCTCAAGTTGTTGATAAGGTAAAATCAGTGAGAAGTGGGGATAATGGTGAAGAAACTGAGAGTGTAGAAGAAGGATTAACACCTGAAGTTTCTGCAAATAGTGAAGATCCAATAGATAGTGCAGAAAATGCTAGAGAAGAAATTCAAAAACTAAATGATTCAATTTCTGAACAGGAAGAAATTCGTAATACGTAATGAAGGAGATAGACACAATGTCACTTGTAAAGTTAGATGACTATACACAATTTAAGGAATTAGTAGAAAGTACTAATAAATTATTTTTATTGAAAAATAGTACAACATGTCCAGTTAGTACAGAAGCATTTAATGAGTTCAAGAAATTCTCAGATGAGAATGAAGGGGAAACCTTTTATTACTTAAATGTTCAAGACGCTAGGCCGCTTTCAAATCAGATAGCAGAAGACTATCAAGTGAAACATGAATCACCACAAGTACTATTATTTAGTAATGGGGCTGTATCATGGCATGATTCACATTGGAAAGTAACAAGCAAATTATTAACTGAAGTCTGGTCTAAGTAAGTGAAAGGCGACGTATTCAATAAAACGAATATGTCGCTTTTTTTTGTCGGGTAAAAATATATTAATATAATTTAAAGAGCGAAATATATGATGACATTATTACCTAGGCGAAAGATTCACAGAATATACTAATCTGAATATTCATACATTCTAAATTTTACAACATTAACGCAAAAATAGTGAAAATACGACAAATAATTGACACTAATATAGCTGAGTGTTAATATACCGGTATAATGACGTTTGAACAAATACTCGTCACATAATTGCTAGTTTAATAGGTTCTTACTTTTTTAATGTAAGCGCTAACTTTGTTAAAAACATCAAAAGAACAACAAGGGTGTTAATAGAAACAAAGGGGGAAGAAAGTAGGAGATTGAGAGTGTTGGTTTAGAAAATATTGTTGCAATAGGAGGTCGTCATGGAAAATAAGGAACAATGGGTGTCTAAGTTTGGCTTCATACTAGCCGCTGCAGGTTCGGCAATAGGTTTAGGAGCTATTTGGAAGTTTCCGTATATTGCTGGAACAAGTGGTGGAGGAGCCTTCTTTTTAATTTTTATTTTATTTACGGTACTAGTAGGTTTACCATTACTTTTAGCTGAGTTTATTATTGGTCGTAGTACACAAAAGGAAGCGGTTTCAGCCTATAAAACGATTGCACCAGGTTCAATGTGGCATTTAGTCGGTCGATTAGGTGTTGTTACATGTTTTATTTTACTTTCGTTTTACAGTGTAGTAGGTGGTTGGGTTCTCTCCTACTTATTCCGAAGTGCCACTGGTCAATTGACTGGTCTTGGGGATGAAGCATATGGTGGTATATTTGGAGGAGTAATTTCTAGCCCAATTGAATCAGTATTAGCACAATTAGCCTTTATGCTTTTAGTTATTTTCGTTGTAGCTAAAGGAGTTTCATCAGGTATTGAAAAAGCTAGTAAATATATGATGCCAGCACTATTTGTCCTCTTCCTTATTCTTATCGTTCGTTCGTTAACGTTAGATGGGGCAGCTGAGGGGATTTCATTCTTACTTATGCCTGACTTCTCTGCTGTTACAGCAGATACAATCCTATTTGCAATGGGACAATCTTTCTTTGCACTTAGTGTCGGTGTATCAGTAATGGTAACGTACAGTTCATATCTATCTAAGAAAGAAAGCTTGCCATTGTCGGCTACTTCTATTGTTGGAATGAACATCTTTATTTCACTTTTAGCTGGTTTAGCTATTTTCCCTGCAGTGTTCACGTTTGGTTTTGAGCCTGGTGAAGGACCTGCATTATTATTTATCGTTTTACCAGCAGTATTTGACCAAATGGCGTTTGGTGCATTCTTCTTAACGATGTTCTTAGTCTTATTCTTATTTGCAACATTAACTTCAGCGTTCTCAATGCTTGAAATTATCGTTGCTTCAATAACAAAAGGAGAAACTAGCAGACGTAAGAAAAATGCATGGATTGCAGGTATCTTAGTATTCGTAGTGGGTATTCCGTCAGCATTATCTTTCGGTATCTGGTCAGAGGTATTAATATTTAATCTTTCAATCTTTGATGCTGCTGACTACTTAGTTAGTAACATACTAATGCCATTAGGAGCTTTATTGATTGCTATCTTTGCTCCATTAAAAATTAAAAAAGATGTGTTGATTAATGAGATTAGTAGCGGTACAAGTAATGGTAAGAAGTGGTTTGCAGTATGGCTGCTATTAATTCGTTATGTTGCGCCAATAGCGATTATTATCGTATTCTTAAATGTATTAGGTGTATTTTAATAGTAGAATAAGAGATAGATATATAAATGCACTAATTTAGAAAGCTTTTGAGCATTATAGAGGTTTTATCACAGAGAGAAAAATAAAATTAGAGGTGACAGAAAAATGATGACATTTGAACGTATTAGCGAGCATGAACAAGTAGTATTTTGTAATGATGAAGCAACAGGATTAAAAGCAATTATTGCTATTCATGATACAACGTTAGGCCCCGCTCTTGGCGGTTGCCGTATGCGTCCGTATGCTACTGTTGATGAAGCGTTAGAGGACGTACTTCGTTTATCAAAAGGTATGACTTATAAATGTGCAGCTGCTGATGTAGATTTCGGTGGAGGTAAATCTGTAATTATTGGTGACCCACTGAAGGACCGTACACCAGAAATGTTCCGTGCGTTTGGACAGTTTGTTGGTTCTTTAGGAGGACGCTTCTATACAGGTACTGACATGGGAACAACACCTGAGGATTTCGTTCATGCAAAAATGGAAACTGATTGTATTGTTGGTATTCCTGAATCTTACGGAGGTAGTGGAGACTCTTCAGTTCCAACTGCAGCAGGTGTTATTTACGGATTAAGAGCGACAAATCAAGTATTAAATGGAACAGATTCATTAGAAGGTTTAACATTCACAATCCAAGGATTAGGTAAAGTTGGTTATAAAGTAGCTGAAACATTATTAGATGAGGGTGCTCACCTAATTGTTACTGATATTAACGATAAAGCGCTAACTGATATTGCAGCTCGTGGAGCTCAATCAGATGGTTCAGTGAAAATTGTTAAAGGTGATGAAATCTACAGTGCGGAAGCTGATATGTTTGTTCCTTGTGCCCTTGGAGCTATTATCAATGACCAAACTATGGATTCATTAAAAGTAAAAGCGGTTGTAGGTTCTGCAAACAACCAATTACTTGAAATGCGTCACGGAGAAATGTTAAAAGAGAAAGGCATTCTTTACGGACCAGACTACATCGTTAACGGTGGAGGATTAATCCAAGTAGCTGATGAGTTATATGAGCCAAACAAAGAAAGAGTGTTAACAAAAACAAAAGCAATCTACAATACTATGCTGGAAATTTACCGTCAATCTGAAAATAAATCAATTTCTACAAGTGTAGCTGCGAATCTTTTCTGTGAAGAGCGCATTGAAAATCGTAAAAATCGTAATAGCTTCTTCTCACACAGAAAACCAGGAAAATGGCAAATCCGTAACTAATAAAAAAAGTCGCTTCTTTCATTCATTTGAAAGAAGCGACTTTTTTCTGTTATGAACTATAGCTAGAGTATTGATTGCTGAGTTGGTTCGATAGGAATCATTTTGACTTCTAGTTTATCTCCTGTTTGAATGTCATCACTAAAGGAGGCATTAGCGCCATTCTTCATAATGACTAACTTCTTATTTGGCTGTGGTGTTAAATCTATATCCACTTCTCTAAAGAGATCTTGAAAGATAAAAGGACTCTTTTCGTAATAGGTTAATAAAAGCTTTTCCTCATTTACTAATAGCTCTTTTTCCAACAAAGGCACTTCATTTCGAGTAATTTGAATTAATGGTTTTACTAGGGTTAGAGGTTCATCATTATAGAATATTGAAATACTCATCGTTGCATGAAGTTTTTCTTTCTCGACTAAATCGTTTATGGTTGGTTTTACGATAATGTTAGAATTAACCTTGATATTATCTCCTTCAATAATAGGGGTAGATAGAGTAGCATCTACATTATTTTTTGTTAACTGTATTGTTCCTTTTGAAAAGGTAACTTTTTTGTTATTTAAGTATACATAGAAAGGTTTTAACGCTTCAATATCATCAAAACGATGTAGGACTGCAAATACTTGATGAACCGTTTCGGGAACTTTTACAGTAATCTCGTCTCGTTCTTCTACAATATCTTGTACTCGGGTTTGTTTACCATTTTTATGAATGGCAGCTAGAACTCTTATAGAATCGCCATTAATAGTAAGATTTATTTCTGGAACCTCTCCGATAATATCTCCAACTGTTGCTTTTGCTTGTCCACCATCGACACCCTTTTCAACTGTTATTTGATCATTAGATGAAATGGGAGTATCAAGGGATGCAACTTCACCATTCTTAAGTATTGTTGGAGGGAGGCCATGCATTCCAGGAATGGAGATAAGGCGACCATTTACTGTTACCATTTTGGCTAAACCAGGTTTACCATATAGCTTAGTTAGCTCTATGCCACTAGCTAATAAACTATCACCTATGGTTAATTTTTTAATATCAAAAAGTCGTAAAGGTTTATCATTTACAGTAATACTTATATACTCAATGGGACTTTCTTTTGCTGCAATTGCAATTCCAATAGGTGTAACAAGCTCTGGCCCTGCTTGAATTCTATCTTGATGAACGAGAGATTTTATTGCATCAATGCCTCTAATAGCAACGCGATTTTCTGGAAGCTCTAAAAATCGAGCAACATGTTTTGCTAAATCCGGGGTCATACTTCCTCCACCGACTAGCATAACTGCTTTAGGAGATTGCTGATTTAATAGAAGGATTTCTTCAGTAATTCCAGCTGCTAATTGCTCAATTGTTACATTAATAGCATCTAACACTTCCTCGCGTTTATAAGTTGTCTCAAAGCCTAGTATATCAGTTAATACCACTTCATCCTTTGTTGAAAGCTGTCTTTTTACATCTTCAGCATCTGGAAAATCGAGAAGGAAGTGATCGCTAATTGCCTCCGTTATTTCATCGCCTGCAATAGGCACCATTCCGTAAGCTTTAATTGTTCCTTCGTCAGTGATGGCAATATCAGATGTACCTGCTCCAATATCAACTAAGGCAACATTTAATCTGCGCATTGATGGTGGGATTAGTACATTAATTGCAGCAATAGGCTCTAATGTCAGTGCTTCTAACTCGAGCTCAGAGCGTGATAAAGCCGCAATTAGAGACTCAACAACGACCTTTGGTAAAAAAGTTGCAATGACTTCAACAGATGCTTTATTCCCTGTCTGATCTAGTAGACTTCCTATTTGCTCATCATCTAGTAGGTATTCGACAACGGAATAACCAACACAATAGTAATTGAAGCTTTTATCATCTTCATGTTCGAGTGCTAAATCATATTGAGCCTGTTGAACAGCACTTAATTCTAAATGAAGAATATCGTTAGGTTCAAAAATCGTTTTTAATGAAATGTCTAAGTCGACTTTGGCTCTTTTCGTTTTTAGTGAACGACCGGCAGCTGCAACACATACTTTTTTGAGTGGTCCATTTCTTAGCTCAAGAATTTGCTTAATTTCGGTGATAACTTCTGAAACTGATAATACGTTATGAATTTGTCCATCTACCATCGAACGCTCATTATGTTCAATCACTTCCAGATCTACAATTTCATAATTCGTTTTATTTTTTTGTAATAATAGACCTACAACCGATCTAGTACCAATATCTAATGCGAAAATCGGAGAAGAGTTTTCGAGTGACATATATAAACACCTCATTTATTATAGTTGAAAAAATGTTTAAGATCGTCTAAAGTGGTAGTTAAAATCCATTTTTGGAAGAATTCATAAATGGTTATATGACTGGCTACAGAATCAGAGAAATTCCACTCAATCATCAAAACCTATCTGTAATGCCGATTTATTTGTTAATACAAAAATACTTTAGTGCTTAAAAGCGTTTAATTAATAAAGAAATAATTCGTGACATTCAGAATATAATCGTTTATAATAATTCCTAATCACTAGAAATGTACCATAATTTTAGAATCTTTTAAACAAGAATAGGAGTGGGGAGCTATGAGTAACGAACAATTAGATACGTTAAGAGACCAATTGGATAATGTTAACTTACAAATTTTAGATTTAATTAATGAGAGAGCTAGTTTAGTACAGGAGATTGGTCAAGTAAAGACAAAGCAAGGAATTAATCGATTTGACCCGGTCAGAGAAAGAAAAATGCTAAATTTAATTGCTGAAAATAATAAAGGACCTTTCGAGACTTCAACACTTCAACATTTATTCAAGCAAATATTCAAAGCTAGCTTAGAGCTACAAGAAGATGACAATAGTAAAGCGTTACTTGTATCTCGTAAGAAGCACCCTGAAAATACAATTGTTGATATTAAGGGAGTAAAAATTGGAGATGGCACACAACGTTTAATTGTTGGTCCATGTGCAGTTGAAAGCTATGAGCAAGTATCAGCAGTTGCTAAAGAAATGAAGCAAAAAGGCTTAAAGCTATTACGTGGTGGTGCTTATAAGCCAAGAACGTCTCCATACGACTTCCAAGGTTTAGGGCTAGAAGGATTACAAATCTTAAAGCGTGTCGCTGAAGAAGAGGACATGGCTGTTATTAGTGAGATTGTTCGTCCTGAGGATATTGAAGTTGCTGTAGACTACATTGATGTAATTCAAATTGGGGCGCGTAACATGCAAAACTTTGAATTATTAAAGGCAGCAGGTTCTGTAAATAAACCAGTTTTATTAAAACGTGGCCTATCTGCAACGATACAAGAGTTCATCCATGCGGCAGAGTACATTATATCAAAAGGGAACAAGAACATTATTTTATGTGAGCGTGGTATTCGTACGTATGAAACAGCAACTCGTAACACATTAGATATTTCAGCAGTTCCGATTTTAAAAATGGAAACTCATTTACCTGTTGTTGTTGATGTAACTCACTCTACAGGTAGAAGAGACTTATTGTTACCAACTGCTAAAGCGGCATTAGCAATTGGAGCAGATGCTGTTATGACAGAGGTACATCCTGATCCTGCGGTAGCATTATCTGATTCAGCTCAACAAATGGACTTTGAGCAATTCGACAAATTTGTAAAAGATCTAAAAGAATCAGGCTTATACAAGGAGTAAATATCAGTAAACGTAGGCTAATAGAATCCCTAGTAATATAAGAGAGGGTGTGTCAAAGGGTAAGAAACTACCTTTTGACACACCCTTTTCTACGTAGAAGTTTAAATGAGTTTGCAAATCATTTGTTGAATTTTTTATTTAATGGGAGGAGTTAAATTTTTATTTCATATGTTAATTGAATTAGAAATTGGAAAGATTATTTAATGAATATAACTGAAAAAAAATCTAATAGTTGTCGATATAAGGAATGTAAAGCAATTGCGGACCTTCCTAATGTATCGTATGATAACAATACAATTATATGAGACAACTGTCGACAACATTATTAAAATACCCAATTTTTTTTAAAAAGGTAATTAAAAAATGTTACATATTGAAACTAGAGGAGGCTCACAGTGAATACAACAACAATTTATGATGTAGCTAGAGAAGCAGGAGTTTCTATGGCTACTGTATCTCGCGTAGTTAATGGAAATCCGAATGTAAAGCCAGCTACAAGAAAGAAAGTAATGGAAGCAATAGACAGATTGGGCTACCGCCCTAATGCTGTAGCAAGAGGATTAGCAAGTAAGAAAACAACAACTGTAGGAGTTATTATACCTGACATTTCCAGTATTTTCTTTGCTGAGCTTGCTCGTGGAATTGAAGATATTGCAACTATGTATAAATACAATATCATCCTATGTAATTCTGATCAAAACAAAGACAAAGAAATTCACCTGATTAATACATTGCTTGAAAAGCAAGTGGATGGAATTGTTTTCATGGGTGGTCAGATTACTGAAGAGCATGCAGAGGAATTTAAGCGTGCACCAGTACCAGTGGTATTAGCTGCAACTCTTGATGCAAGGCAGGAAATTCCGTCAGTTATTATTGATTATCAGCAAGCCGTTTATGATGCTGTTAATGCTTTAATTGAGGGTGGCCATAAAAAAATTGCTATGCTTTCAGGTTCTCTTGAAGACCCTGTGAATGGTTATCAAAAATATTCAGGTTATCGTCAAGCATTAGATGATGCAGGTCTAGAATTTAACGAGAACTATGTTGTTATTGGGGATTATACGTATGATTCAGGAATAGAAGCAATGGCTAGCTTAACAGAAATAGAAGATAAGCCAACAGCTATTTTTGCGTCTACAGATGAAATGGCACTTGGAGTTATACACGGAGCTCAGGATAAAGGTTATAAAGTACCTGAAGACTTTGAAGTGATAGGTTTTGATAATACGCGTTTAGCCACTATGGTCAGACCTACACTTACTACAGTTGTTCAACCGATGTATGATATTGGTGCAGTGTCAATGCGTTTGCTAACAAAGTATATGAATAAGGAAGAAGTAAGTGAGCATATTGTCATTTTACCGCATCGTATCGAGTTTCGTAATTCAACACAGTAAAATAATGCTCATTATAGTCAAAAGAGATAGAGATAAGATCTATAACCTATAGTGAACTGTAGTTAGGGAGAGAGTTATGAAAAAGTTTGATATTTTCACACCAATTGGGTTGTTCCTCGGTGTTACTGTATTATTACTAGCTATTTTTAGTAATGCAGGCCCATCTGGTGTTGTATTCTTTATTCAGATTGCTTCTATTCTGATTGTTCTTGGGGGGCTATCAGCTGGGATTGTCATTAAT
This window harbors:
- a CDS encoding bifunctional 3-deoxy-7-phosphoheptulonate synthase/chorismate mutase — its product is MSNEQLDTLRDQLDNVNLQILDLINERASLVQEIGQVKTKQGINRFDPVRERKMLNLIAENNKGPFETSTLQHLFKQIFKASLELQEDDNSKALLVSRKKHPENTIVDIKGVKIGDGTQRLIVGPCAVESYEQVSAVAKEMKQKGLKLLRGGAYKPRTSPYDFQGLGLEGLQILKRVAEEEDMAVISEIVRPEDIEVAVDYIDVIQIGARNMQNFELLKAAGSVNKPVLLKRGLSATIQEFIHAAEYIISKGNKNIILCERGIRTYETATRNTLDISAVPILKMETHLPVVVDVTHSTGRRDLLLPTAKAALAIGADAVMTEVHPDPAVALSDSAQQMDFEQFDKFVKDLKESGLYKE
- the ccpA gene encoding catabolite control protein A; its protein translation is MNTTTIYDVAREAGVSMATVSRVVNGNPNVKPATRKKVMEAIDRLGYRPNAVARGLASKKTTTVGVIIPDISSIFFAELARGIEDIATMYKYNIILCNSDQNKDKEIHLINTLLEKQVDGIVFMGGQITEEHAEEFKRAPVPVVLAATLDARQEIPSVIIDYQQAVYDAVNALIEGGHKKIAMLSGSLEDPVNGYQKYSGYRQALDDAGLEFNENYVVIGDYTYDSGIEAMASLTEIEDKPTAIFASTDEMALGVIHGAQDKGYKVPEDFEVIGFDNTRLATMVRPTLTTVVQPMYDIGAVSMRLLTKYMNKEEVSEHIVILPHRIEFRNSTQ